The DNA segment gtaaaatttagagagagaaaaaaaacctTGAATGGTAAGTAATAGGAGTCGCAGCAGCTATAGCTGCTCTTTCTATGCGCCTTAAAGTTGGAGTAGCTGCATCAGTAGCAGCTAATGTACTTGCACGCCCTGAATTAGTAACAATCTACAAATACAATTTCAACAGAAGTATCAATATCAGCCTTCATAAAGCACAATACTAtatctatttatctttttttttgtttatgcaAGATCACTGCATAAGTGCACATATAAGTGGGGGGCAACCCTCACCTTACAAGTCAATTAAATAGATGCACATGAAAAACAGTAAACACAAAACATAGCTCCAGAACAAGGTTTTTAATCCAACCAATAAACCCTGAAACACAAACTTCAGCTTCACCAAAGAATGGAAATGCTCACCCCAATTAGCTCAATTGCAGCCTGGGAAAGTTCAGCTTGCCACCTACCCTGCTCTGTTCCAAGTGTTTGGCTGCCTGAATCCCGAATCAGTTCCGATAGCTTTTTCCCAACCTAGAACAcccatacaaaaaaaatcaggatattgaattcaACATTTggcaaaatgtattttttttcggAAGCCATCATTAGAACAGAATTTAAACTGGTATACAAGGAAAAAGTTGAAGCGGAGTTATCTCAATGTCAACACCTGATACTGACAAATCCAAACCCACCAAAAACCAGCATCAAAAGGATAAGGTCCAGTTTGAGTATGATTGAGTTCAATAGAAATCTTATCAGTTAATGTTCTTCACCTGAAGCTTTGTCAATATGTGTGCGATAGTATCATCTCTGGCTAATCCAAGCAGGACTCGACATGCTAGAGCACGAAGACAGTCCAGAGCAGCAGGAGGTGAGTATATGCGCGGTTGGAGGAGATGCAGAAGAACCTTTATACCATTATTAGAGCGGACAACCTCTCTTGCCTGACGATATCCTTGTTCCAATTGTGCAGCAAGGCCAGCACAACCTGCTCCTGCACCCAAAGATATTCTTCGGTCGCCAACCAATCCTGAAGCTGCAGAAGCAACAGGAGTTTGTGGAAGACTATTAACAGGCTGTGTACTTAATCCTGAAGCACTGCCTCGATCTACAGCATTGGACTCCCCATTCCTCTCCCTAGGATCAATCTGGCTGGTAGAGTGAACAGCTCTATCTGAGACATTACGTTCAGCATTTCTATCTCTAGCCTCTGAGGGAGGACCATTAGATGTTTGGGAAGATGCCAATTGCTGACCTTGTGCAACCATAGCTGGTTTATTGCTGATTGAAGGAGGAGGGCAAACAAGATTGACTAAAACATTTAATGCCGGTTGAATTATCTGAAATGGAAAAGTGTTTGCAAACAAAAGTTAAGATACCATATTGGATACTCAGTATGTCAGTCAAAATCCTAAAAGACTTTCTATTACCACCTGCAGAAATTAGGGCAGTGTACACTAAAATTGCTAGCAAAAGAAGCTTACCTCAGGGTCCACATGATTACTAGCTATATTTGCAGCATCCAAAATTACCGCGATACCAACACGATTATTGCTTAATGTTACATTTACAATCATCTTACGACTGCTAGGTACCAATGTAACAATGTGAAGAACACCCAATGCATACTGAAGCAAATCATGCAGATATCGCTCAACAGGTGGGGCCTACAGACAACCAAgagaacaataaataaataaattgcaaGATATGGGGAATGTGTAAAATAACTGTCATACCTGACACAATTCCAACATAGTAATATGTCCATTAGATGCCAAGAACTTCTCAACTGCTAGCCAACGTGTTCTCACAAATGCAGGACCTAACTTCCGATCCTTTTGTAATTGTAGGAATACTGCATCCATTGCCTCATTACTAATATCAAGCGGCTTGTACACAGCCCTTACACTTGGAATATTTCTAGCAGCACTACGGTTGCTTTTGTTTGGACGAATGGAATCCACTAAGACAAGGAGATGTGCCCTGAAATATTGCCGCAAAGCAACACAAGTGTGATAGGCTATCTGCTTCTCAGATGACGTCAGCACTTCAGCAGATGATCGATCATTTCGAAGTGATCCTGAGTTAGATAAATTCAAGGCTCCAGAATTTACTCCTGATCTTACTGAAGCAGCATCATTTAGAAGGCCAAGTAATTTTTGTAATCCATCCAGGGAATCAAAGGCATCAAGAACTGCTCTGAAGACAAATGCAGCAGCAAAAAACAATGCTGCATTCTTACGGGCTTGGTCTTGATTGCAGTCAAGGAGTTGGAGAGCTAACTCAACAACTTCATTAACAACTTTTGATGGAAGAGCACAAACTCGTTCCATGATTCCCTGAAATAATCATTTAGGGTCAGAAAATATAGCAGTGTTGTGTGTGAAAGAGAGAGAACTTAATAACATTTGTGGGCATCTCAATTCGGAATTATCACTACTATTAAACAACAAGAATACCTGAAGAGAACCAATAGTAAATAGACAAGAAGAAAGACCAAAGAAAGTTTGTGGCATTCTAGGGACATCAAGCAGCTTTTGCATTCCCCCACGGTCCACAAATAGTGCAGCAAATTTCCTATGTGCAGCCAAAGCACAGATTAGCTTCATGACATCAGGCAACAGCAAAGCAACTTTGGATGCCTCCCAATGTTTAGAATTCTTCTGCAGAAGTCCAAGACACACATCAACCCCCTTCTCATGCAACACAGGGCCAAGAACTTCTACATATTCTCCAAGTAACTCAAGACACTGAATGCAATATTTTTCCCTCAACTGTGCAAGTGATTTAGTATCTGGGATGAAGTACTCTTCAACATCCTCATTAGTTTCCGTTTCTTTGCCACTCACATTCTCTGTCACAGTATTGTCGCAGATAGAACTCCTGCCACCAACCAAAGAACAACATTATTAAAGAACAGTTCATGTATATAATCAGATCTTAAAAGGTACTTGTAAACTATATTCTGACATACCTTGAAACTTCAACTGCAGATGCAGCATCAATAACAGTTGATGTAGCTCTCGAAGCAGCCAAAAAAGCTGCTTCTTCATCATTGCTGGATTTATATTCCTGAAAAAATGTGAAACAAACTATTTTAGCATTGAGTTTAAACTATAAAGTACTGATACACAATCACAATCACATAGGCATATATGTAAGCACAAAGTACAATTTTAGGTTtcaggagaaaaaaataaatgaacacAAGCATACCTCAGAAGCTGCAGTTTTAACAAGGTCAGCGGCAGCATCACCAGCTGCTTTGACAGCTTCTTCAGGTGCATTGGCTGATCTAGCTTCAGCTTCAGCAGATCGGACTGCCTTCCGGACCAGATCGGTAATATCTTTACTACCAATTCGGCACTCTTCGAAACAATCATCATCATCCTCTCTTTCAAAAGCAGAAGCCTCGGAAGGGATCCTGCCAAGGGTCTTCTTAGAATCAGCCCCCCTCCTAACGTCAGCATTCCTCAATATGCTTCTGTCTCTAACACTCCGCCCCTGTCCTAATCTACTTCCAGATCCAGGAGACGACAAAATAGGATCACTTTCTACAGCCCCTTCATTGACCCTACCTTTCCCTCTAGATCTTCCCCATCCACGGTTTGCACGCCGCCTTGAAGAGTCATCTCTAATATTATCGTCATGCTCACCATATTTTATCCTTCCATCACGTATATCTCTACAGCGCCATGTATCCTCCCCATCAGAATCTACCTTGTGGACATCAGTACCTTCACCAAGCCCATCGGGTGGTTCACCATCTACCCTTTCAAGAGTTACGTCATCTAAAGATCTCTCATCAATCATCTTAGTATCATCTAAATGATTTGATTCGAGGAGCTGGCGAAATCTACCACGACCATCGTCTCTACCTCTTGCTGAAGTATTCGTAGATGCATGCCTACTCTCTGTTATATGAGTAACATCTTTCTGGTTGCCACTTGTCTCTCCCAGCACGCTTATACGAAGATAACGCATTAGCTTAGCTGACAAGCCAGATGTCAATACGTCTTCCACTATTTGACCTTGACTGAGATCATTCCAAagttaattaaggaaaaaaaataagaaagaaataaaatagggATAAGCAAGATAACCACCAGCATCAACTGGAAGCCAAACATCAAAGCAATAAATCTGAAAAATATCCTAAAGATTGAGCAGCATAGCATACCCGTCCAAACACACAGCAAGGAGTCCAGTAGAATAGGTTTTCAACATTTCAGAATCTGAGGCCGCCTCACTTCTACCTGGATTATGCCTCAAATTCTGCTCTTCAGCAGGCAACCCGGTGTTATCATCCATCAcccaattttttatgttttccatGACAGATTCTTCAAAAACATGAGGATACTGTCCATTTACACTTCATCAGAACAATTGGGTgaaaagaattaaaacaaaaaagaaacaagtaaaaaaaaacgaAATCCTACAATCCAAGTGAGGGAACAGCACAGGAGAAGTCTGCCAGAAGCAGCTTGAATGGAAGTCGAGTATCTTGTTTCTAACAGAAACTTTGAAGATATCAACTCAAAGAACTCATCATTTTCCTGCAAAGTCCAGAAGAGCCAAAAGTACAATCTCaataatttaatacaataaattagCTTAAGAAAAAACTCTACACCGAAATTAGCAAAAAGAATAATCAATAATGGACAAGAAAATACCCGGATTAAACCGCCAAGGCGACCAATGATATGCGCAGCACGTGCAGTGCTGGAGGAAGAATGACCATTCTCTTCCATGTATCTACattgcaaaaataaattatccacaGAAAACTAGAAGgcagtagaaaaaaaaaagaaaataaaactccCAAAAATATTATAGGTACAGTTTTCAGAATCTAAACCAGAACCGAGCACATAGATGGCATAAAATTgacattcataaaaataaaaaaccgaATTTACAGATACATTCAGATATCAACACCTAAGAAACTATTCCAAAAGGAATCAAATAAATGAC comes from the Glycine soja cultivar W05 chromosome 6, ASM419377v2, whole genome shotgun sequence genome and includes:
- the LOC114415049 gene encoding DDB1- and CUL4-associated factor homolog 1-like codes for the protein MSLMMEDQANQAPPPQDEEEDSKKEEEELIAKVNKLMEKITSAPDNPNATVLHALASILEAQESRYMEENGHSSSSTARAAHIIGRLGGLIRENDEFFELISSKFLLETRYSTSIQAASGRLLLCCSLTWIYPHVFEESVMENIKNWVMDDNTGLPAEEQNLRHNPGRSEAASDSEMLKTYSTGLLAVCLDGQGQIVEDVLTSGLSAKLMRYLRISVLGETSGNQKDVTHITESRHASTNTSARGRDDGRGRFRQLLESNHLDDTKMIDERSLDDVTLERVDGEPPDGLGEGTDVHKVDSDGEDTWRCRDIRDGRIKYGEHDDNIRDDSSRRRANRGWGRSRGKGRVNEGAVESDPILSSPGSGSRLGQGRSVRDRSILRNADVRRGADSKKTLGRIPSEASAFEREDDDDCFEECRIGSKDITDLVRKAVRSAEAEARSANAPEEAVKAAGDAAADLVKTAASEEYKSSNDEEAAFLAASRATSTVIDAASAVEVSRSSICDNTVTENVSGKETETNEDVEEYFIPDTKSLAQLREKYCIQCLELLGEYVEVLGPVLHEKGVDVCLGLLQKNSKHWEASKVALLLPDVMKLICALAAHRKFAALFVDRGGMQKLLDVPRMPQTFFGLSSCLFTIGSLQGIMERVCALPSKVVNEVVELALQLLDCNQDQARKNAALFFAAAFVFRAVLDAFDSLDGLQKLLGLLNDAASVRSGVNSGALNLSNSGSLRNDRSSAEVLTSSEKQIAYHTCVALRQYFRAHLLVLVDSIRPNKSNRSAARNIPSVRAVYKPLDISNEAMDAVFLQLQKDRKLGPAFVRTRWLAVEKFLASNGHITMLELCQAPPVERYLHDLLQYALGVLHIVTLVPSSRKMIVNVTLSNNRVGIAVILDAANIASNHVDPEIIQPALNVLVNLVCPPPSISNKPAMVAQGQQLASSQTSNGPPSEARDRNAERNVSDRAVHSTSQIDPRERNGESNAVDRGSASGLSTQPVNSLPQTPVASAASGLVGDRRISLGAGAGCAGLAAQLEQGYRQAREVVRSNNGIKVLLHLLQPRIYSPPAALDCLRALACRVLLGLARDDTIAHILTKLQVGKKLSELIRDSGSQTLGTEQGRWQAELSQAAIELIGIVTNSGRASTLAATDAATPTLRRIERAAIAAATPITYHSRELLLLIHEHLQASGLAQTASMLLKEAQLTPLPSLVPPSSLAQQPITQEASSTQIQWPSGRALSGFLTHKLRFNAKDDDAGLKSDSVSAKKKSLTFSSSFHSRFQHLDSQSSVKKLSDTGKESSETTVVETTFGSSVKHNIDTGSQFKTPITLPAKRKLSDLKDISMFSSSGKRLNVGDQGFRSPICSSVIRKSCLQSDAVGLFSPTCNLKQSRCMGDLVDENHSISNLVQMTPSSQVLNDLQPNNAERVTLDSLVVQYLKHQHRQCPAPITTLPPLSLLHPHVCPEPKRSLDAPSNVTARLGTREFKYMYGGVHGNRRDRQFVYSRFRPWRTCRDDAGALLTCITFVGDSSHIAVGSHNGELKFFDSNNSNVVESYTGHQSPLTLVQSFVSGETQLLLSSSSQDVRLWDATSILGGPSHSFEGCKAARFSNSGNVFAALSSESARREILLYDIQTCHIESKLSDTFAASTGRGHVYSLIHFNPSDSMLLWNGVLWDRRVSGPVHRFDQFTDYGGGGFHPAGNEVIINSEVWDLRKFRLLRSVPSLDQTSITFNARGDVMYAILRRNLEDVMSAVHTRRVKHPLFAAFRTVDAINYSDIATIPVDRCVLDFAAEPTDSFVGLITMDDQDEMYASARIYEIGRRRPTDDDSDPDDAESEEEDEDDDDDDPDVDPLLGPGLGGDSCSDADDMSNDDDDDSVSDLDEDGDFILDDVDFDGGPGILEIVTEGDEDDDDDSQLLESLSSSDDEDFVGNGFGY